The following proteins come from a genomic window of Melospiza georgiana isolate bMelGeo1 chromosome 3, bMelGeo1.pri, whole genome shotgun sequence:
- the RPS12 gene encoding small ribosomal subunit protein eS12 isoform X2, translating into MDVNTALQEVLKTALIHDGLARGIREAAKALDKRQAHLCVLASNCDEPTYVKLVEALCAEHQINLIKVDDNKKLGEWVGLCKIDREGKPRKVVGCSCVVVKDYGKESQAKDVIEEYFKCKK; encoded by the exons ATGGATGTTAACACCGCTCTGCAAGAAGTGCTGAAGACCGCACTTATCCACGATGGCCTTGCTCGCGGTATCCGTGAAGCAGCCAAAGCCTTGGACAA acgCCAAGCCCATCTCTGTGTTCTGGCTTCAAACTGTGATGAACCCACATATGTAAAGTTAGTTGAAGCGCTCTGTGCAGAACATCAGATCAACTTAATAAAG GTTGATGACAACAAGAAGCTCGGCGAATGGGTGGGTCTCTGCAAGATCGACCGAGAAGGAAAACCTCGCAAAGTGGTGGGCTGCAGTTGTGTGGTTGTCAAA GACTATGGCAAGGAATCTCAGGCCAAAGATGTCATCGAGGAGTACTTCAAGTGCAAGAAATGA
- the RPS12 gene encoding small ribosomal subunit protein eS12 isoform X1, whose protein sequence is MAEEGITAGGVMDVNTALQEVLKTALIHDGLARGIREAAKALDKRQAHLCVLASNCDEPTYVKLVEALCAEHQINLIKVDDNKKLGEWVGLCKIDREGKPRKVVGCSCVVVKDYGKESQAKDVIEEYFKCKK, encoded by the exons CATTACTGCTGGAGGTGTAATGGATGTTAACACCGCTCTGCAAGAAGTGCTGAAGACCGCACTTATCCACGATGGCCTTGCTCGCGGTATCCGTGAAGCAGCCAAAGCCTTGGACAA acgCCAAGCCCATCTCTGTGTTCTGGCTTCAAACTGTGATGAACCCACATATGTAAAGTTAGTTGAAGCGCTCTGTGCAGAACATCAGATCAACTTAATAAAG GTTGATGACAACAAGAAGCTCGGCGAATGGGTGGGTCTCTGCAAGATCGACCGAGAAGGAAAACCTCGCAAAGTGGTGGGCTGCAGTTGTGTGGTTGTCAAA GACTATGGCAAGGAATCTCAGGCCAAAGATGTCATCGAGGAGTACTTCAAGTGCAAGAAATGA